The following proteins are encoded in a genomic region of Methylobacterium tardum:
- a CDS encoding c-type cytochrome: MNSFEVNKVLGAVLGALLFAAGSGFVAELIYHPKPAGKAGYDLPEPEPQAAAAAPEAKVEPIAVRLASANAEKGEAGTKACHACHNFEKGGPNKVGPDLYGVAERPKGGHPGFEYSAALKEKGGTWTYADLDAFLTNPKGYAKGTKMAFAGIASPQERANVIAYLRSNADDPKPLPAVEKSDAAPAAAPAAAKPEDKPAADKPSAAKPAASKPSEGKESPAKPADTGTAKPVEEKSPGSPRAPSESSDRNAPSPPASAHDGDQQGTPSSVIPAEPTAPASPAAKEPPAQANPEAVERAKDLEVGGPTKDQNAPLPTPQPLPKQQ, from the coding sequence ATGAACTCGTTCGAGGTGAACAAAGTCCTGGGGGCCGTCCTTGGCGCCCTGCTGTTCGCGGCCGGATCGGGTTTCGTCGCCGAATTGATCTATCATCCGAAGCCGGCGGGCAAAGCCGGCTACGACCTGCCCGAGCCGGAGCCGCAGGCCGCCGCCGCGGCGCCGGAGGCCAAGGTCGAGCCCATCGCGGTCCGGCTCGCGAGCGCCAACGCCGAGAAGGGCGAGGCCGGCACGAAGGCCTGCCACGCCTGCCACAACTTCGAGAAGGGCGGTCCTAACAAGGTCGGCCCGGATCTTTACGGTGTCGCCGAGCGGCCGAAGGGCGGCCATCCCGGCTTCGAGTACTCGGCGGCCCTGAAGGAGAAGGGCGGCACCTGGACCTACGCGGATCTCGACGCCTTCCTCACCAACCCGAAGGGCTACGCGAAGGGCACCAAGATGGCCTTCGCCGGCATCGCCTCGCCGCAGGAGCGGGCGAACGTGATCGCCTACCTGCGGTCCAACGCGGATGATCCCAAGCCGCTGCCCGCCGTCGAGAAGAGCGATGCGGCGCCTGCGGCCGCGCCGGCGGCGGCGAAGCCCGAGGACAAGCCCGCCGCCGACAAGCCGTCCGCCGCGAAGCCGGCTGCGTCGAAGCCCTCCGAGGGCAAGGAGAGCCCGGCCAAGCCGGCCGACACCGGCACGGCCAAGCCCGTCGAGGAGAAGTCCCCCGGCAGTCCGCGCGCGCCGAGCGAATCGAGCGACCGGAACGCGCCGTCGCCCCCGGCCAGCGCCCATGACGGCGACCAGCAGGGAACGCCGTCGAGCGTGATCCCCGCCGAGCCCACGGCGCCCGCGTCCCCGGCCGCCAAGGAGCCCCCGGCCCAGGCCAATCCCGAGGCGGTCGAGCGGGCGAAGGACCTCGAGGTCGGCGGCCCGACCAAGGACCAGAACGCGCCGCTGCCGACGCCGCAGCCGCTGCCCAAGCAGCAGTAG
- a CDS encoding GNAT family N-acetyltransferase: MTPLSLVIRPERPEDAPAIERLQARAFGPGRFARTAYRLREGAAERIDLGVTASVGSFLVGSVRMGPVRTGTTPFVMLGPLAVDPSFEGRGIGGTLTRAAIEAAREAGEGLVILVGDAPYYSRFGFTPVPPGHITLPGPVDPTRLLWLELAAGFRDRVAGLVEAVPASDV, translated from the coding sequence GTGACCCCCCTGTCCCTCGTCATCCGGCCCGAGCGGCCGGAGGATGCTCCCGCCATCGAGCGGCTCCAGGCCCGGGCCTTCGGCCCCGGCCGGTTTGCCCGCACCGCGTACCGCCTGCGCGAGGGCGCGGCCGAGCGGATCGACCTCGGCGTCACCGCCTCCGTGGGCAGCTTTCTCGTCGGCTCGGTGCGGATGGGGCCGGTCCGGACCGGAACGACGCCGTTCGTGATGCTCGGACCTCTCGCCGTCGACCCGAGCTTCGAGGGACGCGGGATCGGCGGCACCCTGACCCGCGCGGCGATCGAGGCGGCGCGGGAGGCGGGCGAAGGCCTCGTGATCCTGGTGGGCGATGCCCCCTACTACTCCCGCTTCGGGTTCACCCCCGTGCCCCCGGGGCACATCACCCTGCCGGGACCGGTCGATCCGACGCGGCTCCTGTGGCTGGAGCTGGCGGCGGGTTTTCGCGACCGGGTCGCCGGTCTGGTGGAAGCGGTGCCGGCGTCGGACGTATAG
- a CDS encoding extracellular solute-binding protein, which yields MTAQTATGRLLAATLLVACLQLAPAHAQEPAAMPSTPATLPAANGQWTHAITLMGQPKYGPDFKHFDYADPAAPKGGMVRFGAQGGFDNFNIVVAGLKGDLEGGVQQIYDPLMTESSDEPFTSYGLLAEAVRIAPDLGSVSYRLRENARWHDGKPITPEDVVWSFDVLKANSPFYAAYYQTVAKAEATGPHEVTFTFTETGNRELPQVIGQLRVLPKHWWTAKDANGKQRSVTETTLEPPLGSGPYRLAKFEPGRTATYTRVPDYWGKDLPVNAGRYNFDTERYEYFRDGTVLVEALKGDLYDFRVENIARNWATAYDDFPAVKEGRLIKEAFPDRGMGIMQAFVFNTRKDKFKDPRVRRAFNLAMNYEEMNKALFYGLYNRINSYFFGSELASSGLPEGDEKAVLESVKDKIPPSVFTTPYTNPVNDSPEAVRKNLREAVGLLREAGYELRGGKMVNKATGEPLTVEFLEFQNTFERVILPFSAQLKLIGIDATLRVIDQAQYQNRIRNFDFEVTTSNWGESLSPGNEQREYWGSAAADKPGSRNLIGIKDPGIDALIEKVIFAKDRPAVIAATRALDRVLLAHDYVVPQWSSNQQRTLRWNRFGHPAILPLYASSGFPTTWWYDEARAAKTGAPR from the coding sequence GTGACAGCGCAGACCGCGACCGGACGCCTTCTCGCCGCGACGCTCCTCGTCGCCTGCCTCCAGCTCGCCCCGGCGCACGCGCAGGAACCGGCCGCGATGCCGTCGACGCCGGCCACCCTGCCCGCTGCCAACGGCCAGTGGACCCACGCGATCACGCTGATGGGCCAGCCGAAATACGGCCCCGACTTCAAGCACTTCGACTACGCCGACCCGGCCGCCCCCAAGGGCGGGATGGTCCGCTTCGGCGCGCAGGGCGGATTCGACAACTTCAACATCGTCGTCGCCGGCCTGAAGGGCGATCTCGAAGGCGGCGTCCAGCAGATCTACGATCCGCTGATGACCGAGTCCTCGGACGAGCCGTTCACCTCCTACGGCCTGCTCGCCGAGGCGGTCCGGATCGCCCCCGATCTCGGCTCGGTCTCGTACCGGCTGCGCGAGAACGCCCGCTGGCACGACGGCAAGCCGATCACCCCCGAGGACGTGGTCTGGTCCTTCGACGTGCTGAAGGCCAACAGCCCGTTCTACGCCGCCTATTACCAGACGGTCGCGAAGGCCGAGGCGACCGGGCCGCACGAGGTAACCTTCACCTTCACCGAGACCGGCAACCGCGAGCTGCCGCAGGTGATCGGGCAGCTGCGCGTCCTGCCCAAGCACTGGTGGACCGCCAAGGACGCCAACGGCAAGCAACGCAGCGTCACCGAGACCACCCTGGAGCCGCCGCTCGGCTCCGGCCCGTATCGGCTCGCGAAGTTCGAGCCCGGGCGGACCGCGACCTACACCCGCGTGCCCGACTATTGGGGCAAGGACCTGCCGGTGAATGCCGGGCGCTACAACTTCGACACGGAGCGCTACGAGTATTTCCGCGACGGCACCGTGCTGGTCGAGGCGCTGAAGGGCGACCTCTACGACTTCCGCGTCGAGAACATCGCCCGGAACTGGGCCACGGCCTACGACGATTTCCCGGCCGTGAAGGAAGGCCGCTTGATCAAGGAGGCGTTCCCCGACCGCGGCATGGGCATCATGCAGGCCTTCGTGTTCAACACCCGCAAGGACAAGTTCAAGGATCCGCGCGTGCGCCGGGCCTTCAACCTCGCGATGAACTACGAGGAGATGAACAAGGCCCTGTTCTACGGCCTCTACAACCGGATCAACTCCTACTTCTTCGGCTCGGAGCTGGCCTCCTCGGGCCTGCCGGAGGGCGACGAGAAGGCGGTCCTCGAGAGCGTCAAGGACAAGATCCCGCCCTCCGTCTTCACCACGCCGTACACCAATCCGGTCAACGACAGCCCCGAGGCCGTGCGCAAGAACCTGCGCGAGGCCGTCGGCCTGCTGCGCGAGGCGGGCTACGAGCTGCGCGGCGGCAAGATGGTCAACAAGGCCACGGGCGAGCCGCTGACCGTCGAGTTCCTGGAGTTCCAGAACACCTTCGAGCGGGTGATCCTGCCGTTCTCGGCGCAGCTGAAGCTCATCGGCATCGACGCGACGCTACGGGTGATCGACCAAGCCCAGTACCAGAACCGCATCCGCAACTTCGATTTCGAGGTCACCACGTCGAACTGGGGCGAGTCGCTCTCGCCGGGCAACGAGCAGCGCGAGTACTGGGGCTCGGCGGCCGCCGACAAGCCGGGCTCGCGCAACCTGATCGGCATCAAGGATCCCGGCATCGACGCACTGATCGAGAAGGTGATCTTCGCCAAGGACCGGCCCGCCGTCATCGCGGCCACCCGCGCCCTCGACCGGGTGCTGCTCGCCCACGATTACGTCGTGCCGCAATGGTCCTCGAACCAGCAGCGGACCCTGCGCTGGAACCGGTTCGGCCACCCGGCGATCCTGCCGCTCTACGCCAGCTCCGGCTTCCCGACGACGTGGTGGTACGACGAAGCACGGGCCGCGAAGACCGGAGCCCCGCGTTGA
- a CDS encoding microcin C ABC transporter permease YejB produces MLAYILRRIGLMIPTLLGIMLITFTIVQFAPGGPVERVLSQLQGQRDGAMSRVTGGSGDLGGAARPSGGGGEASSRYRGAQGLSPEFIAKLEKQFGFDRPAPERFAKMLWDYVRFDFGRSYFRDVTVIQLIKERLPVSISLGLWMTLLSYAISIPLGIRKAVKDGERFDRWTSFVVIIGYAIPGFMFGLMLIILFAGGSFYQWFPLRGLTSEGWEGFSTWHKVTDYAWHMVLPLTALVIGAFATSTLLTKNSFLGEIRKQYVLTARMKGLSERRVLYGHVFRNAMLIVIAGFPGAFISAFFTGSLLIETIFSLDGLGELSFRAIVGRDYPVVFATLYIFSLLGLAVNLLSDLIYVWIDPRIDFSARAT; encoded by the coding sequence ATGCTCGCCTACATCCTGCGCCGCATCGGCCTGATGATCCCCACCCTGCTGGGAATCATGCTGATCACCTTCACCATCGTGCAGTTCGCCCCCGGCGGGCCGGTGGAGCGGGTGCTGTCCCAGCTCCAGGGCCAGCGCGACGGCGCGATGTCGCGCGTGACCGGCGGCTCCGGCGATCTCGGCGGCGCCGCACGCCCCTCCGGTGGCGGCGGCGAGGCGAGTTCCCGCTACCGCGGCGCGCAAGGGTTGAGCCCGGAATTCATCGCCAAGCTGGAGAAGCAGTTCGGCTTCGACAGGCCGGCGCCGGAGCGCTTCGCCAAGATGCTCTGGGACTACGTCCGCTTCGATTTCGGCCGCAGCTATTTCCGCGACGTCACCGTCATCCAGCTGATCAAGGAGCGCCTGCCGGTCTCGATCTCGCTGGGCCTGTGGATGACGCTCCTGTCCTACGCGATCTCGATCCCGCTCGGCATCCGCAAGGCCGTGAAGGACGGCGAGCGCTTCGACCGCTGGACCTCATTCGTGGTGATCATCGGCTACGCGATCCCGGGCTTCATGTTCGGGCTGATGCTGATCATCCTGTTCGCCGGCGGCTCATTCTACCAGTGGTTCCCGCTGCGCGGCCTGACCAGCGAGGGCTGGGAGGGATTCTCCACCTGGCACAAGGTCACCGACTACGCGTGGCACATGGTGCTGCCGCTGACCGCGCTCGTGATCGGCGCCTTCGCGACCTCGACCCTGCTCACCAAGAACTCGTTCCTCGGCGAGATCCGCAAGCAGTACGTGCTGACCGCCCGCATGAAGGGCCTCTCCGAGCGGCGCGTGCTCTACGGCCACGTCTTCCGCAACGCCATGCTGATCGTGATCGCGGGCTTTCCCGGGGCCTTCATCTCGGCCTTCTTCACCGGTTCGCTGCTGATCGAGACGATCTTCTCCCTCGACGGCCTCGGCGAGCTGTCGTTCCGGGCGATCGTCGGGCGGGATTACCCGGTGGTGTTTGCTACCCTCTACATCTTCTCGCTGCTCGGGCTCGCGGTGAACCTGCTCTCGGACCTGATCTACGTCTGGATCGACCCGCGGATCGACTTCTCCGCGCGGGCGACCTGA
- a CDS encoding multidrug effflux MFS transporter, whose amino-acid sequence MTGTVALHIFVPALAAAAADLGTNAAGAQLTITVYLIGLAGGQLLYGPLSDRYGRRPILIGGLGLYLIGLLLAIPAPNIGTLLVARVLQSLGACGSLVIGRAMVRDVSTREDAARKLAILTTAMTLTPALAPAIGGVVNEAFGWRAVFVVLAGLVAVLGALVVFTLPETNRHKVALPGFVAVLAGYLRLVRIPVFRAYLVAGACGGTSLYAFLAVAPFLLVDRLGRSSQEVGFDCLIVVFGMVGGAVLASRLAARVPIRKAARSGNLLCIAAALSLLVVDRIGMLGVVSLIVPLFAYAVGVGLLSPNAVAGLMNVDPHAAGSASSLYGFTQMTFGALFTAAASAWPATSATPVALALLSAGLIAGLALRRA is encoded by the coding sequence ATGACCGGAACGGTGGCCCTGCACATCTTCGTGCCGGCCCTCGCGGCGGCGGCCGCGGATCTCGGCACCAACGCGGCCGGCGCGCAACTCACCATCACCGTCTACCTGATCGGTCTCGCGGGCGGTCAGCTGCTCTACGGCCCGCTCTCGGACCGGTACGGAAGGCGGCCGATCCTGATCGGCGGGCTCGGCCTCTATCTCATCGGGCTGCTGCTCGCGATCCCGGCGCCGAACATCGGCACCCTGCTGGTCGCCCGCGTCCTGCAATCGCTCGGCGCCTGCGGCTCCCTGGTGATCGGCCGCGCCATGGTGCGGGACGTCTCGACCCGCGAGGATGCGGCCCGCAAGCTCGCGATCCTGACGACCGCGATGACGCTCACGCCGGCGCTGGCGCCGGCGATCGGGGGCGTGGTGAACGAGGCTTTCGGCTGGCGCGCCGTGTTCGTGGTGCTCGCCGGCCTGGTGGCCGTGCTGGGCGCCCTGGTGGTGTTCACCCTGCCCGAGACCAACCGCCACAAGGTGGCGTTGCCGGGCTTCGTCGCCGTGCTCGCCGGCTATCTGCGGCTCGTGCGGATTCCGGTGTTCCGGGCCTACCTGGTTGCGGGCGCCTGTGGTGGCACCAGTCTCTACGCCTTCCTGGCGGTGGCGCCGTTCCTGCTCGTGGACCGGCTCGGGCGCTCGTCGCAGGAGGTCGGGTTCGATTGCCTGATCGTGGTGTTCGGCATGGTCGGCGGTGCGGTCCTGGCGAGCCGCCTCGCCGCCCGCGTGCCGATCCGCAAGGCCGCGCGGAGCGGCAACCTTCTCTGCATCGCGGCGGCGCTGTCGCTGCTGGTGGTCGACCGGATCGGGATGCTCGGCGTCGTCAGCCTGATCGTGCCGCTGTTCGCCTACGCGGTCGGCGTCGGTCTGCTCAGCCCGAACGCGGTGGCCGGTCTGATGAATGTCGATCCGCACGCGGCCGGCTCGGCCTCCAGCCTCTACGGCTTCACCCAGATGACCTTCGGGGCGCTGTTCACGGCCGCGGCCTCCGCCTGGCCCGCCACCTCGGCGACGCCCGTCGCGCTGGCGCTCCTCTCGGCCGGGCTGATCGCCGGGCTGGCCCTCCGGCGGGCATGA
- a CDS encoding AraC family transcriptional regulator yields the protein MYANGLFLPGDAARPARSTNAADYQDVPRAVAVMPKAYAAGMVLDRHFHPRAQLLYATAGLMMASAEDGTWVVPEGHALWIPPRLPHAVATHGAVAMCSAYLDPAAVTGFPAGCRVIAVSPLLAAALTALAAEPVLYEEDGRGGHLAALVLDEIGRAPATPLVLPLPRDPRLRRVCFGLIEDPASEADLDAWADRAGASRRTLTRGFRAETGLSFGDWRARARVIRALALEAEGRSPRAVAAAVGYRSAQALRLTVARVLDGPGA from the coding sequence ATGTATGCGAACGGGCTATTCTTGCCGGGTGACGCCGCGCGGCCAGCGCGGTCCACGAACGCGGCCGACTATCAGGACGTGCCGCGCGCGGTCGCAGTGATGCCCAAGGCCTACGCGGCCGGGATGGTCCTCGATCGCCACTTCCATCCGCGCGCGCAGCTCCTCTACGCCACCGCCGGCCTGATGATGGCGTCGGCCGAGGACGGAACCTGGGTCGTGCCCGAGGGGCACGCCCTGTGGATCCCGCCGCGCCTGCCGCACGCGGTGGCGACCCACGGCGCGGTGGCGATGTGCTCGGCCTATCTCGATCCGGCCGCGGTCACGGGCTTTCCGGCAGGCTGCCGGGTGATCGCGGTCTCGCCGCTCCTGGCCGCGGCGCTGACGGCCCTGGCGGCGGAGCCGGTGCTGTACGAGGAGGACGGGCGCGGCGGCCATCTCGCCGCCCTGGTGCTTGACGAGATCGGCCGGGCGCCCGCGACGCCGCTCGTCCTGCCGCTGCCCCGCGATCCGCGCCTGCGCCGGGTCTGTTTCGGGCTGATCGAGGATCCGGCCTCGGAGGCGGATCTCGACGCCTGGGCGGACCGCGCCGGGGCGAGCCGGCGCACGCTGACCCGCGGCTTCCGGGCGGAGACGGGCCTGAGCTTCGGCGACTGGCGGGCGCGCGCCCGGGTGATCCGCGCCCTGGCGCTGGAGGCCGAGGGGCGCTCGCCCAGGGCCGTAGCGGCGGCGGTGGGCTACCGGAGCGCTCAGGCCCTGCGCCTGACGGTGGCGCGGGTTCTGGATGGGCCCGGCGCGTGA
- a CDS encoding MFS transporter codes for MDSDTLSRRTLRFVNVAHALDHFVLLIYPTAVIAIAAQTGLGYGELIGLATGAFVAFGLCSLPMGSLADRFGRRNMLAVFFFGYGLSCLGVASASTPLGFALWLCVLGLASAIYHPVGSAMLVTHARRLGRDLGINGVWGNFGAASASGLTALLAATISWRAAFVVPGLVCLACGAAFLALVPGDGEASGKKAGGAAVIPVTRPWALMAMFGLSIFAGGLTFNLTTISLPKVIGEGVGHALPLALTGSLATGVFLFGALMQLAMGRLIDRYSLPALFVALSVLQPLGLGIAALSTGVPLLVGLVLAMTAIYGQVVINDAMIARYVPPAYRARAYSVRYFVGFTASGFVVPAIALLHERGGFGLVLGVASACGAVIWLSALGFLRLTQGGARPALAAAE; via the coding sequence ATGGATTCGGACACGCTGTCTCGCCGCACCCTGCGCTTCGTCAACGTCGCGCACGCCCTCGATCACTTCGTGCTGCTGATCTACCCGACCGCGGTCATCGCCATCGCGGCCCAGACCGGGCTCGGCTACGGCGAGCTGATCGGGCTCGCGACCGGCGCCTTCGTGGCCTTCGGCCTGTGCTCCCTGCCGATGGGCTCGCTGGCCGACCGGTTCGGGCGCCGCAACATGCTGGCGGTGTTCTTCTTCGGCTACGGCCTGTCCTGCCTCGGCGTGGCGAGCGCCTCGACGCCGCTCGGCTTCGCCCTCTGGCTCTGCGTGCTCGGCCTGGCCTCGGCGATCTACCACCCGGTCGGCTCGGCCATGCTGGTGACCCATGCCCGCCGGCTCGGGCGCGACCTCGGCATCAACGGCGTCTGGGGCAATTTCGGCGCGGCCTCGGCCTCCGGCCTCACCGCGCTGCTCGCCGCCACGATCAGCTGGCGCGCGGCCTTCGTGGTGCCGGGCCTCGTCTGCCTCGCCTGCGGGGCCGCCTTCCTGGCGCTGGTGCCGGGCGACGGCGAGGCTTCGGGCAAGAAGGCCGGCGGCGCCGCGGTGATCCCGGTGACCCGGCCCTGGGCGCTGATGGCGATGTTCGGCCTGTCGATCTTCGCGGGCGGCCTGACCTTCAACCTGACGACGATCAGCCTGCCCAAGGTGATCGGCGAGGGCGTCGGCCACGCGCTGCCCCTGGCGCTCACCGGCTCGCTCGCCACCGGCGTGTTCCTGTTCGGCGCCCTGATGCAGCTCGCCATGGGCCGTCTGATCGACCGCTACAGCCTGCCCGCCCTGTTCGTGGCGCTCTCGGTGCTGCAGCCGCTGGGCCTCGGGATCGCGGCCCTAAGCACCGGTGTGCCCCTGCTCGTCGGCCTCGTGCTGGCCATGACGGCGATCTACGGGCAGGTGGTGATCAATGACGCGATGATCGCCCGCTACGTGCCCCCCGCCTACCGCGCCCGGGCCTACAGCGTGCGCTACTTCGTGGGCTTCACGGCGAGCGGATTCGTGGTTCCGGCCATCGCGCTCCTGCACGAGCGCGGCGGCTTCGGGCTGGTGCTCGGCGTCGCCTCCGCCTGCGGCGCGGTGATCTGGCTCTCGGCTCTCGGCTTCCTCAGGCTGACACAGGGCGGCGCGCGGCCCGCCCTCGCCGCAGCGGAGTAG
- a CDS encoding extracellular solute-binding protein, with amino-acid sequence MTGAPWTPTRRSLVLGAGALAAIRPSGETWAADAERHGLSSFGELKYGPDFQHFAYVNPMAPRGGRFSGQLSSSTGNQALNTFNTLNIYVLRGEGAAGMNLTFDSLMVRALGEPDAVYGLLARSVAVSPDGLTYTFSLRPQARFHDGSRLTAQDAAFSLKLLRDKGHPEIAEVIRAMTDARAEGEDRLVVTFAPDRARDLPLFVAQLPIFSAAYYGGRDFEASTLEPPLGSGPYRVGAVDPGRSIGLERVPDYWAADLPVNVGQNNFDAIRYEYFRDRTVAFEAFKSGAFTFREEFTARVWATGYDFPALAEGRVVRETVPDARPSGTQGWWINTRREAFRDPRVREAIGLCFDFEWSNRNLMYGAYTRTASFFENSDLKATGKPSAEEIALLEPLKALPPEVFGEAWTPPVSDGSGQDRALLKRADALLREAGCTRQGGSLLLPGGQPLTLEFLDEDPVFQAVTQPFIRNLGLLGIRASLRTVDPAQYQARLKDFDFDLTARRYASGMTPGAELRETYGSRAARTAGSNNLSGIADPAIDTLLTAIADAKSRAELTTACRALDRVLRAGRYWVPMWYGSTHRLALWDIYGRPANPPKYDLGAPGTWWFDADKAKRIGRE; translated from the coding sequence TTGACGGGCGCCCCGTGGACGCCGACCCGCCGGAGCCTGGTCCTGGGGGCCGGTGCCCTGGCGGCGATCCGGCCGTCGGGCGAGACCTGGGCGGCCGACGCGGAGCGTCACGGCCTTTCCAGTTTCGGCGAGCTGAAATACGGCCCGGACTTCCAGCACTTCGCCTACGTGAACCCGATGGCGCCGCGGGGCGGCCGCTTCTCGGGCCAGCTCTCGTCGTCGACCGGAAACCAGGCGCTCAACACCTTCAACACGCTCAACATCTACGTGCTGCGCGGCGAGGGTGCCGCCGGGATGAACCTGACCTTCGACAGCCTGATGGTCCGCGCCCTCGGCGAGCCGGACGCGGTCTACGGGCTGCTGGCCCGCTCCGTCGCGGTCAGTCCGGACGGACTGACCTACACGTTCTCGCTGCGCCCGCAGGCGCGGTTCCACGACGGCTCGCGGCTCACCGCACAGGACGCCGCCTTCAGCCTCAAGCTCCTGCGCGACAAAGGCCATCCCGAGATCGCCGAGGTCATCCGCGCCATGACCGACGCGCGAGCCGAGGGTGAGGATCGGCTCGTCGTCACCTTCGCGCCGGATCGTGCCCGCGACCTGCCGCTGTTCGTGGCGCAGCTGCCGATCTTCTCGGCGGCCTATTACGGCGGCCGCGACTTCGAGGCCTCGACCCTGGAACCCCCTCTGGGTTCCGGCCCCTACCGGGTCGGCGCGGTCGATCCCGGCCGCTCGATCGGGCTTGAGCGGGTACCGGATTACTGGGCGGCCGACCTGCCGGTGAATGTCGGCCAGAACAACTTCGACGCGATCCGGTACGAGTATTTCCGCGACCGAACCGTGGCGTTCGAGGCGTTCAAGAGCGGCGCCTTCACGTTCCGGGAGGAATTCACCGCCCGGGTCTGGGCCACCGGCTACGACTTCCCGGCGCTCGCCGAGGGGCGCGTCGTCCGCGAGACGGTGCCGGATGCGCGGCCGAGCGGCACCCAGGGCTGGTGGATCAACACCCGCCGGGAGGCCTTCCGCGATCCCCGGGTGCGCGAGGCGATCGGCCTGTGCTTCGACTTCGAATGGTCGAACCGCAACCTGATGTACGGCGCCTACACGCGCACCGCCTCGTTCTTCGAGAATTCCGATCTCAAGGCGACCGGCAAGCCCTCGGCCGAGGAAATTGCCCTGCTGGAGCCGCTCAAGGCGCTGCCGCCGGAGGTGTTCGGCGAGGCCTGGACACCGCCGGTCTCGGACGGGTCCGGCCAGGACCGGGCCCTGCTCAAGCGCGCCGACGCGCTGCTGCGCGAGGCGGGCTGCACCCGGCAAGGGGGAAGCCTCCTGCTGCCCGGCGGGCAGCCGCTGACCCTCGAGTTCCTGGACGAGGATCCGGTCTTCCAGGCGGTCACGCAGCCCTTCATCCGCAATCTCGGGCTCCTGGGGATCCGGGCGAGCCTCCGCACCGTCGATCCCGCGCAGTACCAAGCCCGGCTAAAGGATTTCGATTTCGATCTCACCGCCCGCCGTTATGCCAGCGGCATGACGCCGGGCGCGGAGCTGCGCGAGACTTACGGCTCCCGGGCGGCCAGAACCGCGGGATCGAACAACCTGTCGGGGATCGCGGATCCGGCGATCGATACGCTTCTGACCGCGATCGCCGACGCCAAGTCGCGGGCGGAACTCACCACGGCCTGCCGAGCCCTCGACCGGGTGCTGCGGGCCGGGCGCTACTGGGTGCCGATGTGGTACGGCTCGACCCACCGTCTCGCGCTGTGGGACATCTACGGCCGCCCGGCCAACCCGCCGAAATACGATCTCGGCGCGCCCGGCACGTGGTGGTTCGACGCCGACAAGGCTAAGCGGATCGGGCGGGAGTAA
- a CDS encoding NIPSNAP family protein, translated as MLYEFTTLSCPLLAAGPVCERARAWVAEAQTGTLLGCWRTEIGTLGQVLVLRGFDTPEAMTAERRRALMSAAPFNAGDLLTALTLDSYAPFPFLPPLRTGSRGGVYEIRTYRLRPGGLAPTLAAWEAAIAPARTYTEHLVTNLYALDGPSRITHIWAFSSLEERATLRAAAYASGVWPPKGGPDQIAEATSTIALPDPGSPLS; from the coding sequence ATGCTCTACGAATTTACGACCCTGTCCTGTCCGCTTCTCGCCGCCGGCCCTGTCTGCGAACGGGCGCGGGCCTGGGTCGCCGAGGCGCAGACCGGGACGCTGCTTGGCTGCTGGCGGACCGAGATCGGCACCCTCGGGCAGGTTCTCGTCCTGCGCGGCTTCGACACGCCCGAGGCGATGACGGCGGAGCGGCGGCGCGCCCTGATGAGCGCGGCGCCGTTCAACGCCGGCGATCTGCTCACGGCTCTCACCCTGGACAGCTACGCGCCGTTCCCGTTCCTGCCGCCGCTGCGGACCGGGTCGCGCGGCGGCGTCTACGAGATCCGCACCTACCGGCTGAGGCCCGGCGGGCTGGCGCCGACCCTGGCGGCCTGGGAGGCGGCGATCGCGCCGGCCAGGACCTACACCGAACACCTCGTCACCAACCTCTACGCCCTCGACGGACCCTCGCGGATCACGCACATCTGGGCCTTCTCCAGCCTGGAGGAGCGCGCGACCCTGCGCGCGGCCGCCTACGCCTCCGGCGTCTGGCCGCCGAAAGGCGGGCCGGACCAGATCGCGGAGGCGACCTCGACCATCGCGCTGCCGGATCCGGGCTCGCCGCTGTCCTGA